From a region of the Hyalangium ruber genome:
- a CDS encoding response regulator transcription factor, with protein MTTQSSQPSFRPAILVVEDDPNLRLGLQDNLQDEGFDVAVASNAQDAEGLLRARTFDLLILDVMLPGEDGYSLCRRLRAGGLQSMVMMLTARTLEDDIVRGFEAGAQDYLTKPYRLRELLARVRALVRRAGTAPPQVLGFASFTLDLVRRALARADGSIVELTRTEFDLLAFLVRHRDRALTRQEILDAVWGQDVVVDPRTVDNFVSNLKKKLGWTSTSGFTIHTIRGVGYRMEIDSVTKP; from the coding sequence ATGACGACCCAGAGTTCTCAGCCCTCCTTCCGCCCCGCCATCCTCGTCGTCGAGGACGACCCGAACCTGCGGCTCGGCCTGCAGGACAACCTCCAGGACGAGGGATTCGACGTCGCCGTCGCCTCCAACGCCCAGGACGCGGAGGGGCTGCTGCGCGCGCGCACCTTCGATCTGCTCATCCTCGACGTCATGCTCCCGGGCGAGGACGGCTACTCCCTGTGCCGACGGCTGCGTGCCGGGGGCCTGCAGAGCATGGTGATGATGCTCACCGCGCGCACGCTGGAGGACGACATCGTCCGCGGCTTCGAGGCTGGCGCGCAGGACTACCTGACCAAGCCCTACCGGCTGCGGGAGCTGCTCGCCCGGGTACGGGCCCTCGTGCGCCGGGCCGGTACCGCTCCGCCCCAGGTGCTGGGCTTCGCCAGCTTCACCCTGGACCTCGTCCGCCGCGCCCTGGCCCGGGCCGATGGGAGCATCGTCGAGCTGACCCGCACGGAGTTCGATCTGCTGGCCTTCCTCGTGCGCCACAGAGACCGCGCCCTCACCCGCCAGGAGATCCTCGACGCGGTCTGGGGACAGGACGTGGTGGTGGACCCGCGCACCGTGGACAACTTCGTCTCCAACCTGAAGAAGAAGCTCGGGTGGACGAGCACCTCGGGCTTCACCATCCACACCATCCGCGGCGTGGGCTACCGCATGGAGATCGACTCCGTGACGAAACCATGA
- a CDS encoding sensor histidine kinase, whose amino-acid sequence MLRWLLPTLVTLGCGLLAIGWGLVSLQRIFAQETEDARAQLFARRDELERYAIEAVRQKLTQKLAESAPSIKRAAEDPLAQADGLYLGFREYQFLPRLSRPRPGAQTPAQRIHEELALLLQAASAPEPWQERMNLLRAIEAALARKEPERAEEYLEALLRYRTEHPLHASREIPFTVFVAERLQRGPDTPELVRRLITGELADEFGGIAQGAGLQRDLLRECYRFTQPDFDFLNERILRLSWQMGEPTEDFEARVQELGAGALVIPAKLSGPTLIGERWYLEPDGEVVRGIAVQLEDLLPVVSREMRERALFDAEDEVRLGDLDPVQPLSSLKLAVVMPRWAATEKDITQRYGLKTVLVAICGALAVAIVVLAGLAQHRKYRFLELKSDFVATVSHELRTPLASIRLLAETLERKARNTPEVRDYPARIIQATDGLHFLVENILSFNRIDKGRWAPQFAQVRLEELVGTLRSDLAGATSVPVQLTSDVGEVELTADPSLLRLLFSNLGRNACAYNHRAPVEISLHAHAVPGKGCTVLFGDNGIGIPEREWENVFQDFYRLKHPGPEVHGSGLGLALCRRIMHVHGGTLRIASSSPQGTTFALIFPEPRR is encoded by the coding sequence ATGCTGCGCTGGCTCCTCCCTACCCTCGTGACCCTCGGATGCGGCCTGCTGGCCATCGGCTGGGGGCTGGTGAGCCTGCAGCGCATCTTCGCCCAGGAGACCGAGGACGCCCGCGCGCAGCTTTTCGCCCGCCGGGACGAGCTCGAGCGCTACGCCATCGAGGCCGTGCGGCAGAAGCTCACCCAGAAGCTCGCCGAGAGCGCCCCCAGCATCAAACGCGCCGCCGAGGATCCCCTCGCCCAAGCCGATGGGCTCTACCTCGGCTTCCGGGAGTATCAGTTCCTGCCCCGCCTCTCCCGCCCCAGGCCCGGGGCACAGACCCCCGCCCAAAGGATCCACGAGGAGCTCGCCCTGTTGCTCCAGGCCGCCTCGGCTCCAGAGCCCTGGCAGGAGCGGATGAACCTGCTGCGCGCCATCGAGGCCGCGCTCGCCAGAAAGGAGCCTGAGCGCGCCGAGGAGTACCTGGAGGCGCTGCTGCGCTACCGGACGGAGCACCCCCTGCATGCCTCCCGCGAGATTCCCTTCACCGTGTTCGTCGCGGAGCGGCTCCAGCGCGGCCCGGACACGCCGGAGCTCGTGCGCCGGCTCATCACCGGCGAGCTCGCCGATGAGTTCGGAGGGATCGCCCAGGGCGCCGGGCTGCAGCGCGACCTGCTGCGGGAGTGCTACCGCTTCACCCAGCCGGACTTCGACTTCCTGAACGAGCGGATCCTCCGCCTGAGCTGGCAGATGGGCGAGCCCACCGAGGACTTCGAGGCACGCGTCCAGGAGCTCGGGGCCGGCGCGCTGGTCATCCCGGCGAAGCTCAGCGGACCCACGCTCATCGGCGAGCGCTGGTACCTGGAGCCCGATGGCGAGGTGGTCCGCGGCATCGCCGTGCAGCTCGAGGACCTGCTGCCGGTCGTCTCGCGGGAGATGCGCGAGCGGGCGCTCTTCGACGCGGAGGACGAGGTGCGGTTGGGAGACCTCGACCCGGTGCAGCCGCTCTCGTCGCTGAAGCTCGCGGTGGTCATGCCCCGGTGGGCCGCCACGGAGAAGGACATCACCCAGCGCTACGGGCTCAAGACGGTGCTGGTGGCCATCTGCGGCGCGCTCGCGGTGGCCATCGTGGTGCTCGCTGGGCTCGCCCAGCACCGCAAGTACCGCTTCCTGGAGCTCAAGAGCGACTTCGTGGCCACCGTCTCCCACGAGCTGCGCACGCCCCTGGCCTCCATCCGACTGTTGGCTGAGACGCTGGAGCGCAAGGCCCGGAACACGCCCGAGGTGCGCGACTACCCCGCGCGCATCATCCAGGCCACCGACGGGCTGCACTTCCTGGTCGAGAACATCCTGTCCTTCAATCGCATCGACAAGGGCCGCTGGGCGCCCCAGTTTGCCCAGGTGCGACTGGAGGAACTGGTGGGCACGCTCCGATCCGATCTCGCCGGCGCCACCAGCGTCCCGGTGCAGCTCACCTCCGACGTGGGCGAGGTGGAGCTCACGGCGGACCCGTCCCTGCTGCGCCTGCTCTTCTCCAACTTGGGGCGCAACGCGTGCGCCTACAACCACCGTGCCCCGGTGGAGATCTCTCTGCATGCCCACGCCGTGCCCGGCAAGGGCTGCACGGTGCTCTTCGGGGACAACGGCATCGGCATCCCCGAGCGCGAGTGGGAGAATGTCTTCCAGGACTTCTACCGGCTCAAACACCCCGGGCCCGAGGTACACGGCAGCGGGCTGGGGCTGGCGCTCTGCCGAAGGATCATGCACGTGCATGGAGGCACCCTGCGCATCGCCTCCTCCAGCCCCCAGGGCACCACCTTCGCGCTGATCTTCCCGGAGCCGCGCCGATGA